In Nostoc edaphicum CCNP1411, the sequence AATAAACTTTACTTGAGAAATTGAAAGTCAAGAAACGTAAATAAGTTGGTGAGTATTACTGCTCAATAAAACTCTTTATATCCTGAAATTTAAATCTAAGAATAAAGAATTGTGAACAAATCAATAAGCGTAGACAGAGTTCGTTATATGGATTGCTTTATCCAGCTAAACTATTCCTTTAGAGTTAGAAATCTTAAGTTTTACCTGCATCAAAAGCGATAGGTTATGCTCCCCATCTATGTTTTGCTAAAGCTTGCTTGCTGTGACAGGTAATTTATACTTAGTCATTGTGATCTATTGTCGCGATATTTAATTTTAGTGCGATCGCAAATTGCTGCTCTCTACCTCAAGTAGCACGGATAATTTTGCTCAAGGTGAGAAGCTGATGCTCTTTTTGCGTTACAAAATATTAAGCAACGGAAATACACGTTCTCCAAGTCCAGTAGTCAGGCTGCGAGTCTCAATTAGGATGATCCAGTCTTACTAATATTCAAATGCGGTAATAAAATGCAGCGATTAGACACCAAATTAGCTCTCGATAAATTTTGGCACCAAGGGTTGGCGTTCCTTCTCGGAATTATTATCTGGTGCGTGGCTGATCCCGCATTGGCAGTAGACTGGACTCATCCCCTTTCATTTAGCAATGCAGAGTTGTCAAGACGCGATTTTTCTGGTGAAAGCTTGCAAGCAGCGGAGTTTTCTAACGCCAATATGGAACTGGCTAACTTTTCAAACGCTGACTTACGGGGAGCAGTCATGAGCGCTTCGGTGATGACAAAAGCAAATCTCCACGGAGCGGATTTAACGAATGCAATGGTTGATCAGGTAAACTTGACTAAGGCAGACTTGAGCGATGCAGTTTTCAAAGAAGCTCTTTTGCTCCGCGCCATCTTTAATGATGTGAATATAGACGGTGCAGATTTTACAGATGCAATTTTGGATAGGGCGCAAATCAAAGAACTGTGCGCGAAAGCCAGTGGTGTGAATTCCAAAACAGGCGTGCAA encodes:
- a CDS encoding pentapeptide repeat-containing protein, which gives rise to MQRLDTKLALDKFWHQGLAFLLGIIIWCVADPALAVDWTHPLSFSNAELSRRDFSGESLQAAEFSNANMELANFSNADLRGAVMSASVMTKANLHGADLTNAMVDQVNLTKADLSDAVFKEALLLRAIFNDVNIDGADFTDAILDRAQIKELCAKASGVNSKTGVQTRDSLGCQ